Part of the Nitrospira sp. genome is shown below.
GCGATCCCCCTGGTTGCTGACGAGTTCATCCCGGTTGACGGTGAAGTTGGACCGGAACTGGGTATAGCCCCGGATGCTGATTTTCTCGTACCATCGTTGCCGCACCGGGACATCGCCGACCCCGCGGCTTTCCTCCAGTGCTTTGGCTTCACGCTTCTCTTCTTCGGCTTTCAGCTTGACCCACTGGTCGATCGAGATCTGCTTATTCTCGAGCAGCAGATCTTCGAGTTGACCGGCCATGACCGGAGAACCGAACAAGCCCAGACACACAGAGACCCACGCAGAGTTCCGCAACCAGCCCGCCGCTCTCGTCTTCATGCACATCCCTTCCGTCATGGTCACATACAGAGACCAGCAGAATAGGGAGAGATGATTACAGCCGGGTTACGATCAGCTCCGGTCTCGGTTAACTCATCAGGGAGGGGGAGTCTGGGTGGCGCCACTCATGCCGGACAAACCGGCGGGACAGAGTCGAGAGGGATCTAAAAACAGGCCCGCAGGCGCTGGCTATAGTATTTCGCAAAGCCTTTGATCCATCTCGATGAACTGAGGGAGCTCAGGCTCCACGCCGGATTGAGGCGCCGGAGACGGATTCCGACATCGCGGAACTCCGGATTATGCTTGTGGATAATCATGTACAGCTCGCAGGCCTTCTGCGTTCGATGGAGGGTTTCCAATGTGCGGGCGAGAAAATAACGCATGTTGAGTCGCTCAATGTCCGTTCCTTGCCGGCTTTTCAAAAGCGCCACCAGTTCCTTGGCCGCATCCTCATGCCGGCCGACCGCGCTGAGGCACAACGCAATTTGGGACATCGCCCGGACCTGCTGCAGCGCGTCCGTTGCCGCTCGTTCAAATGCCGCAATCGCCTGTTTATACGATCCGGCCTGTTTCAAAGCGAGTCCCTGCTCGTAATACGATTGCTGGGACTGGGCGGCCGGCTCAGTCGACGACAGGGCAAGCGCCGCGGCCTGTTCTGGCGCAAGAGGAGCCGGCGCAGCCGCCGCGACTTCCAGCTCTTCAGCAACGGCATCCTCCTGACTGAACAGATTGTCCAACGGATACTGCGCGACCGGCAGGATCCCGCCTGCCCGCCGATCGTTGGTCGCACGCCAGACGATGTTGGCGGTCACCAGCGGCGCTCGCTCCGCATAGCCGTAGGCGAGAGACACATCGCAAACCTGGTTGATCAAACGAGCATTGCCGCCGGTCAGGCGATGCACCATGACCGACGCCTGGGTGGTCATGACCGATCGCGCGCCACCCGCCATCGACATACGGTGCCGGATATAAGACGGGGTTTCATCCTCACCGAGCGGCTGCAAATGATAATCGACGGAGATGCGCTGAGCGAATTGGACGAGGTCGCCGCGCTGGAGCAGGCCGCGCAAACCCGGCTGGCCCGACAACACGATCTGGAGCGGCTGATTCCGCCCGTTGTTCACATTCGACAAGAGACGCAACTCTTCCAGCATCGCCGCGCCGAGATTCTGCGCTTCGTCCACGACGAGGACAACCCGTCGCTGGCGCTGATGCTCACGGCCGATGAAGGCCGTAAACGTCTTGAACAGCTCGACGCTGTCCATCCCCTTGCCGTCGAGATTGAACGCCATCAGCACCCAGGGCATCAGACTCCCCAGGCCGGCGTGCGTGTGCGAGAGCACCCCCAACGTCACTTCATGCTGCGACTGCTCCAGGATCGTGTTCAGGAGGGTCGTCTTGCCGGTCCCCGGCTCGCCGGTGATGACCGTGAAGATGGCCCGGTTGAATAACCCGTACTCCAGCAGATTCAGGGCCGTCTTGTGCTGTTTCCCCAGATAAAGAAAACGGGGATCCGGCACCAGCGTGAAGGGATTGGTTCGAAACCCGTAGAACGATTCGTACATACAAGCCTCGCAGCCAGTCGGTTAGTTCGCAGCCAGCGCGCGCATGGCGTCGACGTTACGTTGGTCTTTCCCCGATTGATTCAAGACCGTCCCGAGCACGGGCACCGCCCCCCGCACCAGGGCCAGCGACTCTTTGATATCCTGGCGGGTGGTCATACCCTCCCCGGCCACCAGCAAGAGCGCGTCCAGCGAAGGCGCGAAGGCCAGCACATCCGAACTGACCAGCAGCGGAGGCAGATCGATCACGATGACCCGGGCCGGATAGCGATGCTTCACGTCCGTGATCAGCCCCGACATCCGTGTAGAGGTCAGCACCTCGGCGGAGCGCTGGATCGGGCGGCCGCCGGGAAGGACCACCAGGCGCCCCAACCCCGGATGGATGAGAATGTCCTCCAGCGGGCAGTCCTCCAACGCATAATCCGCCAGGCCCCGACAGTCCCCCAATCCGAGCAAGGTATGGATGGCCGGATGTTTCAAGTCGGCATCGATCAACATCACGGTTTGCGTCGTTTCCATTGCCAGGGTAATCGCGAGATTCAACGCCGTCAGCGACTTCCCTTCCTGCGCGCGCGGACTCGTCACACCGAGGACATTCCAGTGATTCTCACGCAGGCGATGCAGCACCTGCGTGCGCAAGAGCTGATACCCGTCGGCAAATTCACCCCGGTCAAAGGCCGCCACGACGCGGTGACGCCGCAAGACCTCTTCACGGCATTCCACCACCCGCGTCTTGGAGTACACGATCGGCGGAGGGTTCTGTCGGGAAGACGGGTAGGGTTCGGAACGCCCCCCCGCCCCCTGCCTGGACTCCTGCTTATACTGTTCGATGGCTTGCGAGAGTTCTTCCATGGCTCTTCTCCTTATCCCCATCAGGCCAGACCGAGTTTCCTGAGCGCGGCAAACCAGACGATGTCGAGCGGCAGCCAGAGATAGTGCGCCACGACAGCCGCGATCACCGCCGCCCCGACCCCCGCCCACCGCCAATAGCGGCGGCGGCGAATCACGTCCAGCACCTCCTCTTCCATGGGGAGGTAGCGAATGACCGCCAGCGGGGCCATCCCGGCCGCGAGACTCAATTGATGGGCTGTGCGGATGGTTTCGTCCAGCTGTTCGGCCGCCGCTCCGGCTCCCACCCCGCCCACCACGGCGAGCAACCCCGTGAGAATCAGAATAACCGGCCGGTTCGGACGCTCCGTCCGCTCAGGAAGGTCGGCGGGATCGATCAAGGAGAATCGTTCTCCCTTGCGCTGGACTTCGAGCCCTTCCGAGACCTGGGCTTCCATCAGGCGAGAGCGAATCTCCTGATACTTGTGCGCCGTGCCTTCTCGATCGCGCATCAAGTCCTGGTATTCCGGTTCAACCTCCGGCAGACGCTCGACCCGTCGGGCCATCTCCTCAGCACGTTTTTTCAGAGAGACCTTGGACTTTTGAAGCGCCTGCAGCGAGGCCGACGTAGACGCGAGCTGAGACTGAATGTTGATGTAGGCCGGATTCTCCGGTTTGAACAGCGCTGTCCTGGGCGGTCGCTTGGTCATCTCCGCCAGTTCCCGTTCCAAGCCCGCCACGGCCTGTTGGGCATGGGTCACATCCGGATGATCCGCTCCATAACGCTCCATCAAAGTCGCCAACCGGGACCGTTCCCCATCCAATCGCTTCGGGACATCCTCGCCAGGCGCGTCGCCCCCCGTTTCCCGCTCCAGCGCCACAAGCTCTTGTTTCATCTTGATGATGTCAGGATGATCTTCGGACAAGTACCCGCTCGCGCTGGCATATTGCGCGCGCAAGGCCTTGAGTCGCTCCCCAGAATCGAAGATCCGCTCGCCGCTGGCGGCAATGATGGGCGTGTTGGGTTTCAGCGTCGCCAGTTCGCCTTCCAGGAACGCCTTGCGCTCTTCGAGGCTCCGAATATCCCGGTCGACGTCGATCAGCTCCCGGTCCGCCTGATTCAACAGCTGCATGTTGAGCTGGGTCAGCTCCGGCAAAGCGCCGTCCGCCTTCTGTTTCACCACCGCGATCTTGCTTTCGAGCGCTTCGATGTGATGCGCAAGATTCTCGGCTTCCTGTTTCAGGAACGCCGTCGTCTGCTGCGCGTGGCGCTCCCGTGACTTCAGATTCTCTCCCAAAAATAAATCCGTGAGCTCGTTTGTCACCTTCTGGGCCAGGTCGGGGGTTTCTCCGTCATAGGCCAGCGTAAACGCGATCGTCGCCTGTGTCGGAGTCTGGGTGCGCTTATCGACCACTTTGACGTTGATCACTTCAATCTGAATATCTTTGACGAACTGCTGCAAGACTTCCTCGGTCGGACTGCCCTTCCGGAGCCGATGATACAGCCCGTACTGCTCCACAATTCTCCACAGACTGGCCCGGCTCATGACCTGCTGCTTGATCGTTTCGATCCGCTGATCGGCATAGCTGGTGATCGTCGAGCGGACGAGATCCGTAGGAATCTCCTGCTCCTCGATCAGGATCGTCGCCTTCGACCGGTACACCGGGGGCCACAGGAAGGCCGTGGCCAGACCGATGGCCGCGATCACGGACACGACGGAAAAAATGACCGTCCGGCGGCGGCGGACCATCTGCCAGAAATCCTTCACCGTATGGCCTGCGTCGACCGACCGATCTGCTCCGATAGACTGCGCGATCGCCATAAACACCTCTCCTTAACGCCCGACCGACAGCTTGGGCGGGTAGTATGTCAGCATCACCGTCGTCGCGTTTCCAAACGCCCGTTCGCCGAAGCTCTCCACCTCGCGCCGATTATAGGTATAGGCGGCATCCACCGACCAATATTGGTCGAATTTCCAGGTCAACCGTGGCGTTACAGTAATATAGCGGTTTTCCGGAAACGTGAACGGAACCGCTTTCGAGGCAATGGAGGAGGCCAGGAGCACCTGCCCATTCACCGAGACGGTCAACCGATCCGTCAGGTCCTGCGACAGAGTGAGGCCGACCCGTTCCGTCTTCAGCAGCAGGCCGAATCCGCTGGGATTGATCTCCCGGCCCACGACGACTTCCGCAAACCCGGCATCCCATTGCTTTTTGACGTTGGCGCTGGCCACCCACAGGGTTTGCGTATCGGTGAGCTGCGCCGGTCCGAACGAGATGCTGGAGGACACCAGCTGCGGCCCGCCAGTCACGGTCGCCGAGAGCGATTCGGTGAAGGCATGAGACCACGAGACCTGCGCTCCGACGATATGGGACCGTAGCGCGCTGGCGTTGGCCACGCTGAAGTTCGTATACGTCCCTGACACCTGCATACGATCGTTCTCCGTCGGTTGATACGCCAGTCCGGTGGACCCGCCCTGCACCTGATAATCCACCAGCCCTAGCCGCGCGCCATCTTCGTACGTAGCCTTGGAATACTGGTAGGAAGTCTGGAGGGACAGGCGTTCCGTGAACGCGTGCGACCACGAGGGCGCCAGATTCCACATATTCCGCTGCGTGAAGCTGAGCACGACACCGGTCCGCAACAGTTCCCCCATCAACGTATTGTCTCTCGTGAACCCGCCGTCGAAGCCGAAGGTTTCCCGGGCCAGCCCGTACTTCACAGAGAGCGGGAAATAGAGATTCAGCAGATCCTGATTGCGGCCGCCGTAATACCGCACGAGATCGGCCGCCGCTTTCCCGCTGACGTCCAGATTTTCCGTCGACCCGGCAAACTTGATGCCGGGCGAGACCCAGTGCCCGTAGACCGGCTTTTGCGGGCCGGCCACCAGCAATAGATTACTGTTGTACTCACCTTTCACTCCCAACGACGGTTCGGCCGACCATTCCGCCGCGTATCCGTTCAGGACAAACCCGCCCGTGCAGAGACTGCTTCCCGACAACACCGCCGCCACAAGCCATCGCCACATCATACATCTACATCGTTGCGATGGAGGGTGATCCCTCAAGGCACCATGACCACATCACCGCGCTGCAATAACGCATTGCGCTCCAGGCTCTTCCCCCGTTTGAGATCCCCATAGGGCACGGGAATCACCTGTTGCTCGCCATTGATACGCCGGATAATTCGAATATCGTTTTCAGACGCAAACGGCGTCAGACCACCGGCAAGACTCAACGCCTGCAGGACATCCGTCGTGTGGCCGATCAGGAACTCGCCGGGCTTATTGACACGCCCCAGCACATAGATCCGATAGCTCAAGACTTTCATCGCCGCGACCGAGACGTTCGGATTGGGGATATACTTCGCCAGTCGCTTGGCGATGTCCGCGCGCACCTCTTCAACCGTCCGTCCCGCCGCCTGCACTTCTCCCACGAGGGGAAATGAGACGAACCCGTCGGGCCTGACAACGACTTCTTTGGTCAGGTGTTCATCCTTCCAGACGGCGATCAAAAGCACGTCTTCCGCTCCCAGAAGATACTCGACACCGGACCCGGTTGCGGACATCGCCCCTGCCTTATTCGAAGACTCGAACGCGCTGCACCCGCCGAGCCAAAGCAGCAGCCCGCCGATAAGCGTCCAGGACAACCGTCGCATGACGTATGACACCTGCATCATCTTATCCATCGATCTTCGCCAACATGGATTTGGCCTCATCAAACCAGGGGAATGACTGCTTGGACTGGAGCGCCTGACTCAAAAACTGCCGCGCCTCCGTCTTCTCACCAGACTGGGCATAGGCCACACCCAGGTGATAGTTGAGCACCGGATGGCTCGGCGCCTTGGCAAGCGCTTGTTTGAGCAGCCTGAGCGCATCCGGCCGATGACCCAGCTTGAGATGCACCCACCCGAGCGTATCGAGGAGATAGGCGTTCGAGGTTTGGGCTTCGAAATCCCGGCTCAATAGCAGCGCCCGTTGCAAACTCACCGCATCGCCCTTCCGATCAATCAGCAGGGCCGCAAGATTATTGGCGGCCAGGAGCGATTTCGGATTGGACTTGAGCGCCAACTCGTACTGCGCCATCGCCTCGTCGATGAGATTCCGCCCCTCCAGACTCGTCGCCAGCATGACCCGGAGCTGTTCATTGTCAGGGCTCGCTTCCAGCGCCTTCTTGAGGGCCGCATCCCCGGCGGTCATGTCCTGCTTGGCATAGCGGAATTGCGCGAGATGCACCCAGGGGGTCGTCCACGACGGATTCAACTGCGTGGCCGTTTCAAACCGCCCCATAGCGGACTCGGTCTCCCCCTTCATCAGCAACACCTCGCCAAGAAACCCCGCCGCGTAAGGATGGTTCGGCTGTTCGGCAACCATCGTCTCGAGCCGGATCTGAGTCTGTTGCAGGGCCCCGCGCTTGACCCCAAGCTGAACCAGCGCGAGGAGCGGCTCGGCCGCAAGCGGCTGTTGCGTCAACGCCCGGTTGAACGCCGCCTCCGCTTGATCCCATTGCTGTTGCGCCGCGGCGGCCTGCCCTTCCGCCAAATCGATCTTCGCGCGGTCGGCCCCGGCGGATCGGAGGCGGGTCAGCGTGTCGTGCGAACGATCCCAATCCTTCTCCTGAATTTGGATCTGATAGAGGAGGCCCAGGAATCTGAGGTTGCCGGGATCGCGGGCCAACAATGGCTCAAGCCGTTTCCGCGCTTCCTTCAGGTGACCGCCGGTCACGTCCAATCCGACCAGCACAATCTGGGCATCGGAGAGAGCCGGCGCCAGAGCGACGGCCTTTTCCAGACTTTCACGCGCCAGCGCGAGATCGCCGTTCAACAATTGCGCGCGCCCCAGGAGCACATGGACCTCCGCCGCTTCCGCCGCATCCTTCAAGACGGATCGAAAATCCTGGGCCGCCGCCTTTCCGTTCCCTCGCTGTAAGGCGATTTTCCCGCGCAACAGCAGTGCGTCCGATGAGAGGGGATTGTCTTTGAGAATCTGCTCCAATGCCTGCTCGGCCTTGTCCTGGCGTCCCGCCGACCATTCCAGGCCAGCCAGTTTCACTTGGGCATCCAGGCCTTCCGGTTTCCCGGAGAATTCTTTTTTGATCGCTTCATAGACCGACTGGGCTTTTGCCGGTTGTTGCGTCCCCTCATACAGACTCCCCAGCGCAAACCGGATCTTCCCGGAACGGGGCAGATCTTCCTGGGCCTTCAGCAAAGCCACCTCAGCCTCGGCGGAACCGCGCCGCTTCGCCACATACTCCACGAGCGCCAGACGACGGACGTCGCTGTCCGGATCGAGCTGCGTCGCCTCGCGCATGACCGCCTCTGCTTGCTCATACTGTTGCTGCTGGTCGAAGAGCGCCGCCCGGCGGAGACGGTGGTCGAGCACCGTCGGCTCCAGCGCAATCACGCGCTGAAACGCTCGATCCGCCTCGGCCGGATTGCCGGCACGCACATAGATCATCGCCAGCGCTCCAAGCAACTCAACGCTATCGGGGTGCGCGTCCAACACCTGCCGGATCACCGGCACCGCCTCCGCCGTCCGCTCACGCGAGGCATACAAGGAGGCCAGCAACAGGGCGGCATCGACATCGGTCGGAGCGCCCGTCCGCAGCTGTTCCGCCTGTACAATCGCCTCCTCGACCCGGCCACCCACGGCCAGCGCGGCGATTTTGAGCGACCGCGCTCCCACATGGTCGGGATGCAACGCGAGCACGCGGTCCGCCGCCTGATCCACCCGCTCGATCGCCCGCGCTTCGAGAAAATACTTCCCCAGCTTGATCCAGGCGCGATCATGCGCGGGATTCAACTCCACCACCTGCTGGTATCCCGTCACCGCATTGCGCCAGTTCTTTTCCTTTTCCTCCACCTGCGCGTAGAGGAAATAAGCCTCCGCATCTTTCGGGTCGATCTTGAGGACATTGCGGAGGGCCACCCGGGCTTTAGGATAATTCCCCTCTTGAAAATATTCCTGCGCGCGCAGCCGGTATTTAGCCTTGCGTTCTTCCGGACCCCCGCAGGCCACCAGACTGACCGCCACAATCGCCGCCACGACGCCTATCAAATGTCGATTCATGACCGATCCCTCCTCATATCCTCATCACGCCCACCACACCCGAACGGCCAGACCGGCCAGCATCCCGGCCGTCAGCCATCCAAGTCTGACCACCATGGCCTGGTGCATCTGGAGCAGGAGCTCAAACGCAAAAAACAACACGATCAGCGTCGCCGTCATCACACTCAGATGAACGGCGCCGACCGTCAGATCCGAGAGAAACGGCATCACCACAGCCAGGAAAACGATCAGATAATCCAACGGAGTCGTCTGGAAGCGCGCATCGCCCATCCATCGAATGGTGAGGACGACGAGTACCGCCAGCACGGCAACCCCCAGCGTCAGCGGCGACAGCCAGTCGGCCGGCGACTGGCGCGCCGACATCTGCGCGTAGTACACCGCACAGGTGCTCCCGATATAGAGACCGGCCCGCACGGCGAGCGCCGTGCCCCGCGCGATCACCAAACTCCCCAGCACCGCGGCGCCGAGTCCGGCGGCGATCACTCCGACTTCTGCAGGGATGTCCCCCGGCATCGCCAGGCACGCAAGGAGATACAGCGGCACGAGCAGCGTAAGCGCTCGCAGGGGCCAGGCGCGCAACGTGGCGGGCGCAACTCCGGCCGCCGCCGGCTCCTCCGACGGAACGACCGCAGGCGGTAGAGTCGCGGGCCGCCGGGATGACCAGACGAATACGGACAGCACCGACGCGGCAAACACCGCATAGACAGACAATAGAATCGCATCGCTCTGCCAGCGCAGCAGCACGGCGCACAGGACCGACAACCCCTGGGCCAGATAGATACCCGTCACGGCCTGCCGGTGCGACAGGCCCGTTGCCAGGAGTTTGTGATGCAGATGATTGCGGTCGCCGACAAAGGGCGAGCGTCCCTGCCAGAGGCGCTGCCCCATCACGCCGACGGTATCGAGAAGCGGAATGCCCCAGAGAAACAGCACGAGCAGCGGACTGTAGGGAGCGCGGACCGGATCGATCAACAGGATCGCGGCCACGGCGAGGTAGTGCCCGAGAAACTGGCTGCCTGCATCGCCCATGAACACGCGAGCCGGATAGGTATTGAACCGGAGAAACCCCAGGAGGCCGCCCAGCACCGACACCATCAGCAACACCAGCATCTGGTCGTTGGCCTGGTAGGCCAGATAGGCGATCCCGGCGAAACTGATCAGCGACAATCCGCCGGCCAGCCCGTCCAGCCCGTCGGCAAGGTTCACGGCGTTCGTCATCCCCACAATGACAATCATGGTAATCGCCGCCGCG
Proteins encoded:
- a CDS encoding tetratricopeptide repeat protein, which translates into the protein MNRHLIGVVAAIVAVSLVACGGPEERKAKYRLRAQEYFQEGNYPKARVALRNVLKIDPKDAEAYFLYAQVEEKEKNWRNAVTGYQQVVELNPAHDRAWIKLGKYFLEARAIERVDQAADRVLALHPDHVGARSLKIAALAVGGRVEEAIVQAEQLRTGAPTDVDAALLLASLYASRERTAEAVPVIRQVLDAHPDSVELLGALAMIYVRAGNPAEADRAFQRVIALEPTVLDHRLRRAALFDQQQQYEQAEAVMREATQLDPDSDVRRLALVEYVAKRRGSAEAEVALLKAQEDLPRSGKIRFALGSLYEGTQQPAKAQSVYEAIKKEFSGKPEGLDAQVKLAGLEWSAGRQDKAEQALEQILKDNPLSSDALLLRGKIALQRGNGKAAAQDFRSVLKDAAEAAEVHVLLGRAQLLNGDLALARESLEKAVALAPALSDAQIVLVGLDVTGGHLKEARKRLEPLLARDPGNLRFLGLLYQIQIQEKDWDRSHDTLTRLRSAGADRAKIDLAEGQAAAAQQQWDQAEAAFNRALTQQPLAAEPLLALVQLGVKRGALQQTQIRLETMVAEQPNHPYAAGFLGEVLLMKGETESAMGRFETATQLNPSWTTPWVHLAQFRYAKQDMTAGDAALKKALEASPDNEQLRVMLATSLEGRNLIDEAMAQYELALKSNPKSLLAANNLAALLIDRKGDAVSLQRALLLSRDFEAQTSNAYLLDTLGWVHLKLGHRPDALRLLKQALAKAPSHPVLNYHLGVAYAQSGEKTEARQFLSQALQSKQSFPWFDEAKSMLAKIDG
- a CDS encoding polysaccharide biosynthesis/export family protein — encoded protein: MDKMMQVSYVMRRLSWTLIGGLLLWLGGCSAFESSNKAGAMSATGSGVEYLLGAEDVLLIAVWKDEHLTKEVVVRPDGFVSFPLVGEVQAAGRTVEEVRADIAKRLAKYIPNPNVSVAAMKVLSYRIYVLGRVNKPGEFLIGHTTDVLQALSLAGGLTPFASENDIRIIRRINGEQQVIPVPYGDLKRGKSLERNALLQRGDVVMVP
- a CDS encoding Wzz/FepE/Etk N-terminal domain-containing protein, which codes for MAIAQSIGADRSVDAGHTVKDFWQMVRRRRTVIFSVVSVIAAIGLATAFLWPPVYRSKATILIEEQEIPTDLVRSTITSYADQRIETIKQQVMSRASLWRIVEQYGLYHRLRKGSPTEEVLQQFVKDIQIEVINVKVVDKRTQTPTQATIAFTLAYDGETPDLAQKVTNELTDLFLGENLKSRERHAQQTTAFLKQEAENLAHHIEALESKIAVVKQKADGALPELTQLNMQLLNQADRELIDVDRDIRSLEERKAFLEGELATLKPNTPIIAASGERIFDSGERLKALRAQYASASGYLSEDHPDIIKMKQELVALERETGGDAPGEDVPKRLDGERSRLATLMERYGADHPDVTHAQQAVAGLERELAEMTKRPPRTALFKPENPAYINIQSQLASTSASLQALQKSKVSLKKRAEEMARRVERLPEVEPEYQDLMRDREGTAHKYQEIRSRLMEAQVSEGLEVQRKGERFSLIDPADLPERTERPNRPVILILTGLLAVVGGVGAGAAAEQLDETIRTAHQLSLAAGMAPLAVIRYLPMEEEVLDVIRRRRYWRWAGVGAAVIAAVVAHYLWLPLDIVWFAALRKLGLA
- a CDS encoding MraY family glycosyltransferase, with translation MSSALFFSFIGSLLICMALIPALTASAWRFQFIDVPRERRMHAEPTAKVGGIAFAAGTIAAVLLWAPQDRMILASLLGGVVILLFGMWDDRVGLDHRMKFAGQILAAAIVVAYAGVRVTAMPFADDQALPLWAAAAITMIVIVGMTNAVNLADGLDGLAGGLSLISFAGIAYLAYQANDQMLVLLMVSVLGGLLGFLRFNTYPARVFMGDAGSQFLGHYLAVAAILLIDPVRAPYSPLLVLFLWGIPLLDTVGVMGQRLWQGRSPFVGDRNHLHHKLLATGLSHRQAVTGIYLAQGLSVLCAVLLRWQSDAILLSVYAVFAASVLSVFVWSSRRPATLPPAVVPSEEPAAAGVAPATLRAWPLRALTLLVPLYLLACLAMPGDIPAEVGVIAAGLGAAVLGSLVIARGTALAVRAGLYIGSTCAVYYAQMSARQSPADWLSPLTLGVAVLAVLVVLTIRWMGDARFQTTPLDYLIVFLAVVMPFLSDLTVGAVHLSVMTATLIVLFFAFELLLQMHQAMVVRLGWLTAGMLAGLAVRVWWA
- a CDS encoding AAA family ATPase; translation: MYESFYGFRTNPFTLVPDPRFLYLGKQHKTALNLLEYGLFNRAIFTVITGEPGTGKTTLLNTILEQSQHEVTLGVLSHTHAGLGSLMPWVLMAFNLDGKGMDSVELFKTFTAFIGREHQRQRRVVLVVDEAQNLGAAMLEELRLLSNVNNGRNQPLQIVLSGQPGLRGLLQRGDLVQFAQRISVDYHLQPLGEDETPSYIRHRMSMAGGARSVMTTQASVMVHRLTGGNARLINQVCDVSLAYGYAERAPLVTANIVWRATNDRRAGGILPVAQYPLDNLFSQEDAVAEELEVAAAAPAPLAPEQAAALALSSTEPAAQSQQSYYEQGLALKQAGSYKQAIAAFERAATDALQQVRAMSQIALCLSAVGRHEDAAKELVALLKSRQGTDIERLNMRYFLARTLETLHRTQKACELYMIIHKHNPEFRDVGIRLRRLNPAWSLSSLSSSRWIKGFAKYYSQRLRACF
- a CDS encoding CpsD/CapB family tyrosine-protein kinase; protein product: MEELSQAIEQYKQESRQGAGGRSEPYPSSRQNPPPIVYSKTRVVECREEVLRRHRVVAAFDRGEFADGYQLLRTQVLHRLRENHWNVLGVTSPRAQEGKSLTALNLAITLAMETTQTVMLIDADLKHPAIHTLLGLGDCRGLADYALEDCPLEDILIHPGLGRLVVLPGGRPIQRSAEVLTSTRMSGLITDVKHRYPARVIVIDLPPLLVSSDVLAFAPSLDALLLVAGEGMTTRQDIKESLALVRGAVPVLGTVLNQSGKDQRNVDAMRALAAN
- a CDS encoding surface lipoprotein assembly modifier; this translates as MMWRWLVAAVLSGSSLCTGGFVLNGYAAEWSAEPSLGVKGEYNSNLLLVAGPQKPVYGHWVSPGIKFAGSTENLDVSGKAAADLVRYYGGRNQDLLNLYFPLSVKYGLARETFGFDGGFTRDNTLMGELLRTGVVLSFTQRNMWNLAPSWSHAFTERLSLQTSYQYSKATYEDGARLGLVDYQVQGGSTGLAYQPTENDRMQVSGTYTNFSVANASALRSHIVGAQVSWSHAFTESLSATVTGGPQLVSSSISFGPAQLTDTQTLWVASANVKKQWDAGFAEVVVGREINPSGFGLLLKTERVGLTLSQDLTDRLTVSVNGQVLLASSIASKAVPFTFPENRYITVTPRLTWKFDQYWSVDAAYTYNRREVESFGERAFGNATTVMLTYYPPKLSVGR